A genomic window from Streptomyces sp. WMMC940 includes:
- the bldC gene encoding developmental transcriptional regulator BldC yields the protein MTARTPDAEPLLTPAEVATMFRVDPKTVTRWAKAGKLTSIRTLGGHRRYREAEVRALLAGIPQQRSEA from the coding sequence ATGACCGCTCGCACCCCTGATGCCGAGCCGCTGCTGACCCCGGCTGAGGTTGCCACGATGTTCCGCGTGGACCCGAAGACGGTCACGCGCTGGGCCAAGGCAGGCAAGCTCACGTCCATCCGTACGCTCGGTGGACACCGCCGGTACCGCGAGGCAGAGGTCCGCGCACTGTTGGCGGGTATCCCGCAGCAGCGCAGCGAGGCCTGA
- a CDS encoding DUF6274 family protein, with protein MAASTARHETRALLRAHLAAASGYRHLTRRCPVCHRLLRLAMDPSEALPEESVPPPSAPLGGRQAPAPAPAVVERPERPRNAARPTDPTEAVGPARAGHRHGSGPVPDSGSGSGSGSGSGSGDEGPTRA; from the coding sequence ATGGCGGCATCCACAGCGAGACACGAGACCAGGGCGCTGCTGCGCGCCCATCTGGCGGCCGCCTCCGGCTATCGACACCTCACCCGACGGTGTCCGGTCTGCCATCGGCTGCTGCGCCTCGCCATGGACCCGTCGGAGGCCCTGCCGGAGGAGTCCGTTCCGCCACCTTCCGCGCCTCTGGGGGGCCGTCAGGCGCCCGCCCCCGCCCCGGCCGTGGTGGAGCGCCCGGAGAGGCCGCGGAACGCCGCGCGCCCGACGGACCCGACGGAAGCAGTCGGCCCGGCGCGCGCCGGGCATCGCCACGGCTCCGGCCCCGTGCCCGACTCCGGCTCCGGCTCCGGCTCCGGCTCCGGCTCCGGCTCCGGGGACGAAGGTCCCACCCGTGCATGA
- the hrpA gene encoding ATP-dependent RNA helicase HrpA yields the protein MSTSFADLQKQLAEISLRDAHRLGRRLEGTRRIRKPEARQAVLDEIAAEAAEAGARTAARAARVPGVTYPEQLPVSQKKDEILEAIRDHQVVIVAGETGSGKTTQIPKICLELGRGVRGMIGHTQPRRIAARTVAERVAEELRTPLGEAVGWKVRFTDQVNQDATFVKLMTDGILLAEIQTDRELRAYDTIIIDEAHERSLNIDFLLGYLAQLLPRRPDLKIVITSATIDPERFSRHFGDAPIVEVSGRTYPVEVRYRPLLEEESDESDRDQITAICDAVDELQKEGPGDVLVFLSGEREIRDTADALNKKNLRHTEVLPLYARLSHAEQHRVFQPHSGRRIVLATNVAETSLTVPGIKYVIDPGTARISRYSHRTKVQRLPIEAISQASANQRKGRCGRTSDGICIRLYSEDDFLSRPEFTDAEILRTNLASVILQMTAAGLGDIERFPFIDPPDHRNIRDGVQLLQELGALDVVQKSPQDGKKMQRLTPMGRKLAQLPVDPRLARMVIEAEKNGCVREVMVIAAALSIQDPRERPADKQAQADQQHARFKDETSDFLAFLNLWRYVREQQRERGSSSFRRMCKQEYLNFLRIREWQDIYAQLRTVAKQMGLRFEEPAAEAGAPEQSVHVSLLAGLLSHVGMKEVKDGAKNEYLGARNAKFAIFPGSALFRKPPRFVMSAELVETSRLWARVNARIEPEWIEPLAEHLVKRTYSEPHWEKDQAAVMAYEKVTLYGVPIVAQRKVNYGRIDPGASRDLFIRNALVEGDWRTHHKFFADNRRLLTEVEELEHRARRRDILVDDETLFDFYDQRVPEHVVSGAHFDSWWKHKRREQPELLDFEREMLINEKAGAVTKDDYPDSWRQGRLKFRVTYQFEPGADADGVTVHIPLQVLNQVTEEGFDWQIPGLRDQVVTELIRSLPKPIRRNYVPAPDFAKAFLERAVPLQEPLPVTLARELQRMVGVPVSADDFDLARVPDHLKVTFRIVDERRRKLAEDKDLEALRLRLRPKARKALSEAAAATAGRSGGDSVERTGLKSWTIGTLTRVFETRRAGQPVKAYPALVDDGDSVSVRLFDTEAEQAEAMWRGTRRLIMLNIPVNPAKFASDRMSNQQKLALSANPHGSVQALFDDCATAAADKLIADHGGPAWDEESFRKLYDKVRADLVDATVRTVDRVGQILAAWQSCERRLKSTTSPALAGNVKDVREQLAWLVPAGFVTRTGLRRLPDLMRYLVAVDRRLQQMPTSVQRDTTRMEKVHEMQDEYAWLLEQLPEGRPVPQEVRDIRWMIEELRVSYFAHALGTAYPVSDKRIVKAIDAAAP from the coding sequence ATGTCTACTTCCTTCGCCGATCTCCAGAAGCAGCTGGCCGAGATCTCGCTGCGCGACGCGCACCGGCTCGGGCGGCGCCTCGAGGGCACCCGCCGCATCCGCAAACCCGAGGCCCGGCAGGCCGTGCTCGACGAGATCGCGGCCGAGGCCGCCGAGGCCGGCGCTCGGACCGCCGCGCGCGCGGCACGGGTGCCCGGGGTCACGTATCCCGAACAGCTCCCGGTCAGCCAGAAGAAGGACGAGATCCTCGAGGCGATACGGGACCACCAGGTCGTGATCGTCGCGGGAGAGACCGGCTCCGGCAAGACGACACAGATCCCCAAGATCTGTCTCGAGCTCGGCCGCGGCGTACGCGGCATGATCGGGCACACCCAGCCGCGCCGGATCGCCGCGCGGACGGTCGCCGAGCGCGTGGCCGAGGAGCTGCGCACCCCGCTCGGCGAGGCGGTGGGCTGGAAGGTCCGGTTCACCGACCAGGTGAACCAGGACGCGACCTTCGTCAAGCTCATGACGGACGGCATCCTGCTCGCGGAGATCCAGACGGACCGCGAGCTGCGCGCCTACGACACGATCATCATCGACGAGGCCCACGAGCGGTCGCTCAACATCGACTTCCTGCTCGGTTATCTGGCCCAGCTGCTGCCGAGACGTCCCGACCTCAAGATCGTGATCACCTCCGCGACCATCGACCCCGAGCGGTTCTCCAGGCACTTCGGGGACGCGCCGATCGTCGAGGTCTCCGGCCGGACCTACCCCGTCGAGGTCCGCTACCGCCCCCTCCTCGAGGAGGAGAGCGACGAGTCCGACCGCGACCAGATCACCGCGATCTGCGACGCGGTCGACGAACTCCAGAAGGAAGGGCCGGGCGACGTCCTGGTCTTCCTCTCCGGCGAGCGGGAGATCCGCGACACCGCGGACGCGCTGAACAAGAAGAACCTCCGCCACACCGAGGTACTCCCCCTCTACGCCCGGCTCTCGCACGCCGAGCAGCACCGCGTCTTCCAGCCGCACTCGGGCCGCCGCATCGTCCTCGCGACGAACGTGGCGGAGACGTCCCTGACGGTGCCGGGCATCAAGTACGTCATCGACCCGGGCACCGCCCGCATCTCCCGCTACAGCCACCGCACCAAGGTCCAGCGCCTGCCCATCGAGGCGATCAGCCAGGCGAGCGCCAACCAGCGCAAGGGCCGCTGCGGCCGTACCTCGGACGGCATCTGCATCCGGCTCTACAGCGAGGACGACTTCCTGTCCCGGCCGGAGTTCACCGACGCCGAGATCCTCCGTACGAACCTGGCGTCCGTCATCCTCCAGATGACCGCGGCCGGCCTCGGCGACATCGAGCGGTTCCCCTTCATCGACCCGCCGGACCACCGCAACATCCGCGACGGCGTGCAGCTCCTCCAGGAGCTGGGCGCGCTCGACGTGGTGCAGAAGTCCCCCCAGGACGGGAAGAAGATGCAGCGGCTGACGCCGATGGGCCGCAAGCTCGCCCAGCTCCCCGTCGACCCGCGCCTCGCCCGGATGGTGATCGAGGCGGAGAAGAACGGCTGCGTGCGCGAGGTCATGGTCATCGCGGCCGCGCTCTCCATCCAGGACCCGCGGGAGCGCCCCGCCGACAAGCAGGCCCAGGCGGACCAGCAGCACGCCCGCTTCAAGGACGAGACGAGCGACTTCCTCGCCTTCCTCAACCTCTGGCGCTACGTCCGCGAGCAGCAGAGGGAGCGCGGCTCGTCCAGCTTCCGCCGGATGTGCAAGCAGGAGTACCTGAACTTCCTGCGCATCCGCGAGTGGCAGGACATCTACGCGCAGCTGCGCACCGTGGCCAAGCAGATGGGGCTCCGCTTCGAGGAGCCCGCGGCCGAGGCCGGCGCGCCCGAGCAGTCCGTGCACGTCTCGCTGCTCGCCGGCCTCCTGTCCCACGTCGGGATGAAGGAGGTGAAGGACGGCGCGAAGAACGAGTACCTGGGCGCCCGCAACGCCAAGTTCGCCATCTTCCCCGGCTCGGCGCTGTTCAGGAAGCCGCCGCGCTTCGTGATGTCCGCCGAGCTGGTCGAGACGTCCCGGCTGTGGGCGCGGGTCAACGCGAGGATCGAGCCCGAGTGGATCGAGCCGCTCGCCGAGCACCTGGTGAAGCGCACCTACAGCGAGCCGCACTGGGAGAAGGACCAGGCGGCGGTGATGGCGTACGAGAAGGTCACCCTGTACGGCGTGCCGATCGTCGCCCAGCGCAAGGTGAACTACGGGCGCATCGACCCCGGGGCCAGTCGTGACCTCTTCATCCGCAACGCCCTGGTCGAGGGCGACTGGCGTACGCACCACAAGTTCTTCGCGGACAACCGCAGGCTCCTCACCGAGGTGGAGGAGCTGGAGCACCGGGCCCGTCGCCGCGACATCCTCGTCGACGACGAGACCCTGTTCGACTTCTACGACCAGCGGGTGCCGGAGCACGTGGTGTCCGGGGCCCACTTCGACTCGTGGTGGAAGCACAAGCGCCGTGAGCAGCCCGAGCTGCTCGACTTCGAGCGCGAGATGCTCATCAACGAGAAGGCCGGGGCGGTCACCAAGGACGACTACCCGGACTCGTGGCGGCAGGGGCGGCTGAAGTTCCGCGTCACGTACCAGTTCGAGCCGGGCGCGGACGCCGACGGCGTGACCGTGCACATCCCGCTCCAGGTGCTCAACCAGGTGACGGAAGAGGGCTTCGACTGGCAGATCCCGGGTCTGCGCGACCAGGTCGTGACGGAACTGATCCGCTCCCTGCCGAAGCCGATCCGCCGGAACTACGTGCCGGCGCCGGACTTCGCGAAGGCCTTCCTGGAGAGGGCCGTCCCGCTGCAGGAGCCGCTGCCGGTCACGCTGGCGCGAGAGCTCCAGCGCATGGTCGGGGTGCCGGTTTCGGCGGACGACTTCGACCTGGCCAGGGTCCCGGACCATCTGAAGGTCACCTTCCGGATCGTCGACGAGCGGCGCCGCAAGCTGGCCGAGGACAAGGATCTGGAGGCGCTGCGCCTGCGGCTGAGGCCGAAGGCCCGCAAGGCGCTGTCGGAGGCCGCCGCGGCCACGGCCGGGCGGTCCGGCGGCGACTCCGTCGAGCGGACGGGACTGAAGTCCTGGACGATCGGCACCCTGACGCGGGTCTTCGAGACCCGCCGTGCGGGCCAGCCGGTCAAGGCCTACCCGGCGCTGGTCGACGACGGCGATTCGGTCTCGGTACGGCTCTTCGACACCGAGGCCGAGCAGGCGGAGGCGATGTGGCGGGGCACCCGTCGGCTGATCATGCTGAACATCCCGGTGAACCCCGCGAAGTTCGCCTCCGACCGGATGTCCAACCAGCAGAAGCTTGCCCTGTCCGCCAACCCGCACGGCTCGGTCCAGGCGCTCTTCGACGACTGCGCGACGGCCGCCGCGGACAAGCTGATCGCGGACCACGGCGGGCCGGCCTGGGACGAGGAATCGTTCCGGAAGCTCTACGACAAGGTCCGCGCCGACCTCGTGGACGCGACCGTGCGGACCGTCGACCGGGTGGGGCAGATCCTGGCCGCCTGGCAGTCCTGTGAGCGCCGTCTCAAGAGCACGACCAGCCCGGCGCTCGCCGGCAACGTCAAGGACGTACGCGAGCAGCTGGCGTGGCTCGTGCCGGCCGGCTTCGTGACGCGGACGGGCCTGCGCAGGCTCCCCGACCTGATGCGCTATCTGGTCGCGGTGGACCGCCGGCTGCAGCAGATGCCGACCTCCGTCCAGCGCGACACGACGCGCATGGAGAAGGTCCACGAGATGCAGGACGAGTACGCCTGGCTCCTGGAGCAGCTGCCCGAGGGCCGACCGGTGCCGCAGGAGGTCCGGGACATCCGCTGGATGATCGAGGAGCTGCGGGTGAGCTACTTCGCCCACGCGCTGGGCACCGCGTACCCCGTCTCCGACAAGCGCATCGTCAAGGCGATCGACGCGGCGGCACCGTGA